GTGCACTACATGTCATGATCAACAATGCTGGTTTCCAACATGTATCCATAATAGAGGAATTTGATACGGAAGTTTTTGAATTGATGCAGAAAGTAATGGTTGTAGGGCCTTTTATTTTTATGAAGTATGCATTACCTATTATGAAACAGCAAAACTTTGGCAGAATAATTAACATTGCGTCCATCAATGGTTTGGTCGGTTTTGCAGGGAAAGCCGGCTATAATACCGCTAAACATGGTGTTATTGGTTTAACTAAAGTAGCAGCACTTGAAACGGCAGCAAACGGAATTACAGTAAATGCAATTTGTCCCGGCTATGTTGATACGAAATTAGTTAGAAATCAATTTCAGGATTTAGCGAAAACACGGAATATAGCGGTTGAAGATGTATTGGAGCAAGTACTCTATCCTTTAGTGCCACAAAAGCGCTTAAT
This window of the Solibacillus isronensis genome carries:
- a CDS encoding 3-hydroxybutyrate dehydrogenase; the protein is MVQKIALITGAAQGIGFEIAKELSNNGMTVIISDKNEERLKEAITERPDLKYLLCDVSDEDQIKETIDTVISQFGALHVMINNAGFQHVSIIEEFDTEVFELMQKVMVVGPFIFMKYALPIMKQQNFGRIINIASINGLVGFAGKAGYNTAKHGVIGLTKVAALETAANGITVNAICPGYVDTKLVRNQFQDLAKTRNIAVEDVLEQVLYPLVPQKRLIDVSEIAALVIYLCSDAAKGMTGQAVVLDGGYTVQ